Proteins encoded within one genomic window of Macrobrachium nipponense isolate FS-2020 chromosome 9, ASM1510439v2, whole genome shotgun sequence:
- the LOC135218179 gene encoding protein fem-1 homolog A-like codes for MARGATWSQEAVGSVQAAMPHARATGHLEVVDFLLSKGANANGVTTFNSTPLAAACSHGHFEVAKLLLEHGAYTEAVDHQGDNCLMLASCSGHLDIVKYLLNIGVDVNRRNIYGKSALYGSVESGNLEVMKVLLSYNATLEADYSGTTPLMAASSRGHANIVEYLVSRTDISRMEKIEALELLGASVLDKIRDAVGAVEYWKSALSLRYVDGALMYPKPDHHLSCPLCDEFGEFTTVQQLEAIENNNNAVYLQSLLVRERILGTDDAGTMRSFRSTGLDYARCGDLKWCINLWLHAISMQQLQLKPLDPSRLFHLQSFVSLFAIVMNSNHTRKWNYKPAIYFEDLMCAFEVCTEEMAMVTYSILNETCICERKNHDSHLDQVIAVVMHLLVSLTRLQTDFWASQWCEVKMAVSRLVNMDPRDSTGSTLLHLACSLGVRDIGNLLLPISDSLRTEIVDLLLETGSDPCARDHAGNTPFHVLAWNEDVSENTVGALLSAGANLDDVNSRGETFGSLMASREQPLGQFEDTVSHSFVQCLAAE; via the exons GCCACCTGGAGGTCGTGGACTTTCTCCTTTCCAAAGGAGCCAATGCAAATGGCGTCACGACCTTCAACAGCACGCCCTTGGCAGCAGCGTGTTCCCACGGGCACTTCGAAGTTGCCAAACTTCTCCTGGAACACGGAGCTT ACACTGAGGCTGTCGATCACCAAGGGGACAACTGTCTGATGCTCGCCTCTTGCAGTGGTCATCTTGATATTGTGAAGTACCTTTTGAATATCGGAGTCGATGTGAACAGAAGAAATATATACGGGAAAAGCGCTTTGTACGGTAGTGTAGAATCAGGAAATCTGGAAGTAATGAAAGTACTGCTGTCTTACAATGCTACGTTGGAGGCCGATTACTCTG GCACAACACCTTTAATGGCAGCGAGCTCTCGTGGTCATGCAAATATCGTTGAATATCTCGTTTCCAGAACAGATATTTCTAGGATGGAGAAGATCGAAGCACTGGAGCTTCTTGGAGCCTCAGTTTTAGACAAAATAAGAGATGCAGTCGGTGCTGTCGAGTACTGGAAGTCAGCGCTGAGTCTAAG GTACGTCGATGGAGCGCTGATGTACCCAAAACCTGACCATCACCTGTCATGTCCTTTATGTGACGAATTCGGTGAATTCACGACCGTCCAACAACTGGAGGCCAtagaaaacaacaacaatgcaGTGTACCTACAGTCTCTGCTTGTGAGGGAAAGGATCCTGGGTACTGATGATGCTGGAACAATGAGAAGTTTCCGGTCGACCGGGCTTGATTATGCAAGATGTGGTGATTTGAAATGGTGCATCAACTTATGGCTTCACGCCATCAGTATGCAACAGCTTCAACTCAAGCCACTAGACCCAAGTAGACTGTTTCACCTGCAGTCGTTTGTTAGTTTATTCGCAATCGTGATGAACAGTAACCACACACGCAAATGGAATTATAAACCCGCGATCTACTTTGAGGATTTAATGTGTGCTTTTGAAGTCTGCACTGAAGAGATGGCAATGGTTACTTATAGTATACTGAATGAAACCTGCATTTGTGAAAGAAAGAACCACGATTCCCACCTCGACCAGGTTATTGCTGTCGTAATGCATCTGTTAGTCTCATTAACTCGGTTACAGACAGATTTCTGGGCCAGTCAGTGGTGCGAGGTGAAAATGGCAGTGAGTAGGTTGGTGAATATGGATCCAAGGGACTCCACAGGTTCGACTCTCCTCCACCTGGCATGTTCTCTGGGTGTCAGGGACATTGGAAACTTGCTGCTGCCAATCTCTGATTCTCTCAGGACAGAGATCGTAGACCTTCTCCTGGAAACTGGTTCAGATCCTTGCGCCAGAGACCATGCGGGTAACACACCCTTCCATGTACTTGCCTGGAATGAAGACGTTTCAGAGAACACAGTAGGTGCTCTTCTGTCTGCGGGAGCTAACTTGGACGATGTAAATAGCAGAGGTGAAACTTTTGGATCGTTGATGGCTTCCCGGGAACAGCCACTTGGTCAATTTGAAGATACTGTGAGTCATAGTTTTGTGCAGTGCCTGGCTGCTGAATGA
- the LOC135218180 gene encoding protein fem-1 homolog A-like — translation MAAKDCNSCKSHGQTFPSGVKYCVERVKEGRDSILCTAALLGHTNCVRILVEYRGADVEEMGSVSTGGPLLSGVSPLWCAAFEEHYWAVAYLLSKGANPNGNTSFYSTPLQAACELGYFHIVRLLVEHGAYIEAADNRAVTCLMLASFGGHLEIVKYLLEVGADVNSKNIEGESALHACAKAGHLEVMKLLLEHNAWMGADYSGLTPLLVASSRGHRDMVEYLVSRNDLVPGKEKADALELLGASLFSSTEDIVATVNYWKSAINQRYVNGALIYPKTQDKLSCPSDEEFSEVNTLEELESIELDPQEVQLQALLVMERILGPGHLQTLKNINKIGIAYVNRYAIKRCIKLWAHAIDTQRNQLNPLHQSRLFHFRSLADLFGFLTNTANAHNWNDDPKEYTDDFMNVFSMGIEEMELIIYALNNADDCVRSKHKSHVDQFIMIVLHFLVPFTRLQPDLPDCQRHTVKKAMYTLVKKGLRNSLGSTPLQVACSPEFEEIEDPDLPMSATPRAEVVNLLLETGSDPSATDNEGNTPLHAIAKNEECPKGIVDALLSRGAHLDARNGQGQTFASLRTDKGQPVSQLVNVVRHTSLQCLAAACIKSQGISYKGILHPRLEQFVDIH, via the exons ATGGCCGCCAAGGACTGTAACAGTTGCAAAAGTCATGGCCAG ACGTTTCCATCGGGCGTTAAGTACTGCGTTGAGAGAGTCAAGGAGGGACGGGATTCGATACTGTGCACGGCAGCTCTTCTTGGACACACAAACTGCGTCAGGATCCTCGTTGAATACAGAGGCGCAGACGTCGAAGAAATGGGTTCAG TTTCTACTGGAGGGCCTCTTCTGTCTGGAGTTAGTCCTTTATGGTGCGCTGCTTTCGAAGAGCATTACTGGGCTGTTGCCTATCTTCTTTCTAAAGGCGCCAATCCAAATGGCAATACAAGTTTCTACAGCACTCCATTGCAAGCTGCATGCGAGCTAGGGTACTTCCATATTGTCAGACTTCTTGTGGAACACGGGGCCT ACATCGAGGCTGCTGATAACCGCGCTGTCACTTGTCTGATGCTTGCTTCCTTCGGCGGCCATTTGGAAATCGTGAAGTACCTTTTGGAAGTGGGCGCTGATGTGAACAGCAAAAACATAGAAGGCGAAAGCGCACTCCACGCCTGCGCAAAGGCAGGACATCTGGAAGTAATGAAACTGTTGCTGGAACACAACGCTTGGATGGGTGCCGACTATTCTG GATTAACGCCTTTGCTTGTGGCCAGCTCTCGTGGTCATAGGGACATGGTAGAATATCTAGTAAGTAGAAATGACCTGGTACCTGGAAAAGAGAAAGCTGATGCATTGGAGCTACTTGGAGCTTCCCTTTTCAGCAGCACGGAAGATATAGTCGCTACAGTTAATTACTGGAAATCAGCAATCAATCAGAG GTACGTCAATGGCGCCCTCATTTATCCAAAAACCCAGGATAAGTTGTCTTGTCCTTCAGATGAAGAGTTCAGTGAAGTCAACACCTTGGAGGAATTAGAAAGTATAGAATTAGATCCTCAAGAAGTTCAATTGCAGGCCCTTCTCGTGATGGAAAGGATTTTAGGCCCTGGTCACTTGCAAACATtgaagaatattaataaaatagggATTGCTTATGTAAATCGCTATGCTATTAAACGATGCATCAAATTATGGGCTCACGCCATCGATACGCAACGAAATCAGTTGAATCCACTGCACCAGAGTAGGCTGTTTCATTTCAGATCATTAGCCGACCTATTTGGTTTCTTAACAAACACTGCAAATGCACACAACTGGAATGATGATCCCAAGGAATATACTGATGATTTTATGAATGTATTTTCAATGGGAATCGAGGAAATGGAGCTGATTATTTATGCATTGAATAATGCTGACGATTGTGTAAGGAGCAAACATAAATCTCACGTGGACCAGTTTATCATGATAGTATTGCATTTTTTGGTGCCGTTTACGAGATTGCAGCCTGACCTCCCTGACTGCCAGCGGCACACAGTGAAAAAAGCAATGTATACACTAGTTAAGAAGGGTCTCAGGAATTCCCTAGGTTCGACTCCTTTGCAAGTCGCTTGCTCCCCAGAATTTGAGGAAATTGAAGATCCGGATCTGCCTATGTCTGCCACTCCCAGAGCGGAAGTCGTGAACCTTCTGCTAGAGACTGGCTCTGATCCCAGTGCCACAGACAACGAAGGTAACACACCTCTCCACGCAATTGCCAAGAACGAAGAGTGTCCCAAAGGTATAGTAGACGCCCTCTTGTCAAGAGGGGCTCACTTAGATGCTAGGAATGGTCAGGGCCAGACGTTTGCATCCTTGAGAACTGACAAAGGGCAGCCAGTTTCTCAGTTAGTAAATGTTGTTCGTCACACCTCTTTGCAGTGCCTGGCTGCAGCGTGTATTAAGAGTCAGGGTATTTCTTACAAGGGCATCCTGCATCCTCGACTTGAGCAGTTTGTTGACATACACTGA